The DNA region TCCCCACAGGGTCGAAAGCTATCGCCTCGATGTGGTCATAGGGCAAGCCGCTGTTTGCAGAGGTGAAAAGCCTCCATTCGCTCCGCTCAAGGATAGCCAAGCCGTGCCGCGTGCCGATCCACAGGCGCTGCTTGGGGTCAAGACCAAGGCATCCCACATCATCAGAGGGGAGAGGGGAATTGTGCGTGTTATAGATGGTCCACGCGCCGCCATCGAATACCGCCACACCGCCGTAGCGGGTGCCCACCCAGACCCGGTTCTCGGCATCGATCACCACCGACCAGGTGTAGTTGTCGGGCAGGGCCGAGTTGACCGTGTCGTAGCGCGTCCAGGTCGCGCCGTCGAAGCGCAGTAGACCGTGCACTTTCGTTCCCACCCAGAGCGCCCCTGTGCTATCCAGGGCAATGTCGTAGATGGCCTGTGCCTGCGGTCCTCGCGGGGCATGGGAACCTGTGGCCCGTGGCCCAGGCGGTGCAGGCGGCTTGTAGTAGCTCCAGGAGCCGCCGTCCAGCAACGCCAGCCCCTCGAATCTGGTGCCCACCCAAAGGCGCTCTTCTGGAGTGGCCAGCAACGAGAGGACGTTGTTGTCAGGCAGGCCAGAGTTCTCGCGCGTGTAGACTGTCCACTGCTCGCTCTGGCCATGCACCAGAGCATCCCACAGGAGCAGAACCGCCGTTACAGCGACGGGCATTTGCCACCAACTCCGCATCGGCCCTCAGCAGTGTCCACCACAGCCAGCAAAGCCTCGTGTTCAAATATACACGATTTGCCCGTGACCTTCAAGAAGAATCGCCAAGGGAAAGACGAGAATTCAGAGCTCCGGGGACTGGTGCAATGCTACTTTTCCCTTTGTTTTTGAGGCTGGTTGTTGTAAATTTGTAGCGTCGATTGGTTGAGCAAAGGGCGAAGTATCCCCCAGCATATAGATGGCGGCACGCCGCCCAGTTTCTGGCCAAAATGAAGATGAGAGGGGCACTATGCCACTGAAAGGGAAAAGAGTCGCCATCCTGGTGGCTCCCAGGTTTCATGACGAACAAACCACCTCGCCCCGTGACTTCCTCGCGCGCAAGGGAGCCAAGGTCGAGTATCTAGGCACTTACAAGAGTAGATTGGCCGGCAAGAATGGCCGGCACACGGTGGAGGTGACGCGCACCTTCGAGGAGGCGGACCCCTCCGCGTACGATGGCATCGTCATACCCGGGGGTGAGGCACCGCAGATCCTGCGTCTGTCGCCAGAAGTCCTCAGTTTTGTGCGGCAGTTCTGGAGCCAGGGGGGCATCGTCGGCGCAATTTGCCACGGGCCGCAGGTGCTCATTTCGGCACAGCTCCTGGCGGGGAAAAAGCTTACCTGCTACCCTGGCATCCGGGACGATGTGGTCTTGGCGGGCGGCCTCTACGAGGACAGCCCTGTGCTAATCGACGGACAGCTCATCACCTCGCGCCGTTCCGAGGACTTGCCCGAGTTCAATCGCGCCTTAGCCGAGGCGTTGGCCGCTCGCCGCCCAACGGCAGAGGCCACACCCTCCGAGGCGCTGCAGGCCTTAGCCTTAGCGGTGGCCCGCGAGCAAGGCGCGCAAGAGTTCTATCAGGCCGCGGGCGAACGCTTCACGCAGCCGGCCATTCGCAACAAGTTCCTGTACTTGGCAGCCGTGGAACAGGAGCACTTCCAACAGCTCTCCGAGCTGTACCGCACGCTGACCGGAGGCCCACCGCCGGACCCAGGCAAGAAGCGCGTCGAGGTGACCAAGCGCACGCTCACCAAGGACATGACCGTGGAACAGGCCATCTCCGTAGCCATGGACGCGGAACGGGCAGCCTACGACTTTTACTTGGCGGCAGCCGGGCGTGCCAGGTCAGCAAAGGCGCGCGACATGTTTCGCTTCTTGGCCGAACAGGAACAGGAGCACTATCGCTTGCTGTCGGTGGACCTGGCCGCCCACCGCGGCGGCACAGGCCACTTCCAGTGGGCCACGTTCTGGGACATCCCGCCGGGGATGGAAGACCTGTGGTAGCTCTCCCCTGCGCCATCAGCGACTGCATCTATCCACCCGCTGCGCGGCGCCATGGTGCCTCATCGGCGTGTGGCGAGGAGCGCACTCTGCGACATTGGAGGTCAATGGCATGTGGACGATGAAATGGCGAGAGGCCGTTCTCCTGCTGCTGGCGGTGCTTTTGGTCGGCTGCGCACGGCCGCTGGTGCGCCCCTACTATCCGCGCCTGTCCACCGAAGCGCTTGACTGTGAAATTCGCCGCGTCGCCAGCTCCGGCTGGAGCAACCAGCAGAAGATGGTCTACTACTCCGAGCGATTCATGGGCGCCCCCTATGAGCTCTATTGCGAGGGCGACGGGCCCTACGCGCGCTACGACACCAGGCCGCTCCTCAACCTCAAGAAGCTCAATTGCATGACCTACTGCGAAATCGTTCTGGCCCTCACATTAGCTGATTACTACGAGGACTTTTTCAACATCCTGCAGCACATTCGCTATCGGCAGGGGATCATGGGCATGGCCAGTCGCAACCACTACACCATGGCCGACTGGCTGCCGGCGAACAGCTGGTGTCTGGAGGATGTGACCCAGCGTGTTGGCGGCAGCGACGCTGTGCCTCTCACCCGCACCATCAGCCATCAGCGCTTCTTCGCCGGCAAAGGGTTTGTGGATTTGCCCGTGGTCATTCCCGAGCGCGAAGTGACGATCTCATACATCCCCCTGGCGCGCTTAGCGGCGCACAAGGACAGCCTGCGCAGCGGTGACATCGTGGCCCTGATCCAGGACCGGCCGGGCATCTTCTCGGCGCACATGCTGCTGGTCATCAGAAACGAGCGCGGGCTTTTCTTCCGCCACGCCAGCATGAGCGCCGGCAAAGTAGTGGACACCCCCTTTGTCGACTATCTGGCCAGCCTCATGCGCAACCCCCGCTACTTAGGGATGAGCTTTATGCGCGTGCGCGAAGAGGTCAGGTGGCACGACGGGCCGTACACCCACGGGAGGTTCATGCTGAACACCCAATGAGCCGTTGCCAAGGCCGCTCCGCTCATGCGCAGGACGGGGACAATCGCTGCGGCAAGATCGAAACGACTCCATTCGGTGCCTTCCCTTCAGGGCAGGGCCAGCAGCTCGTCGATCCGGACGAACCGGTAGCCGCGCCGCAGCAGCTCTTCCACCAGCGGTCCCAGCTGCAAGAAGACCTTGTCCTGGCGCTGCGCGCCGAGATGGAGGAGCAAGAGGAAGCCGTTTAGGCCATTTCGGTCCTGCTGCTCATGGACAAGGATCTCCTGAACAATCGCAGTGCCGGGCACAAAGCCTTTCTCCCCCTCCGGAATCCAGTCACGCTGCGAACCGCTGCCCGGCGTAAAGTTGCACAGCACCACGCCCATCTCATTGGCCCAGCGCACGTGATCTTGGTTGTACCACTCATAGGGCGGAATGAAGAAGACCACCTTGTCGTGCCGGAGGGCACCTAGAGCGCGCAGCTCCCGCATGTTCTTCTTGAGGTCCTGGCGAAAGAGCCTTCTGCCTACCAGAGTCTTGGACCTGTCCTCCCAGGGGGAGTACAGCAGATGGGCGTGCGAGTGCGGCCCGACGTAGTGCCCTTGCGCAACCATGCGCCTGACACAGGCGCGGTGCTCCGGGTGGGAAAGGAATGCTCCGGTGAGGAAGAACGAGGCTTTGATGCCGTGGCTCTCGAGGGTGGAAAGGATGTGCTCACACCCCTGGCCATAGTCTCCTCCGGTAAAGATGAGGGCGAGAGCGCGCGCAGAAGTGTCGCCGCGCACGATGCCGGCGTGGTCGTGGCGCCACCGGGGGTCATGTTGAATGAGAGAGGCGCTCCGGCCGCCATCGCGGCAGCCGAGGCCAGCCATGCACATGGATGCCACCAGCACCGCCCACAACGCCAAGCAGCCGCCGTGGGTGGTACTCATCGGGGCGCGCATGGCTGTCAATGCCGGAAATTGCTTCACGCCGCCTTGGCTTTGCGATTCACGGCCTTGCGGCGCCGCACCGCCTCCAGGCGCATAAAGTCCTTGGCTTCATCGTTGCGGTCGATGGTCGCCTGGTCGATGGCGTGGTCGGTCCCTCCGGCGTGGCGCACGACCTCGTAGATGGGCTCCCACACCCGCCCAATGCGGTAACGCTCCGACAGGCGCAACACCAAGTCATAGTCCTCGCCGTAATTGCGCGCATAGGGGGAGTCGTTGGTGCCAAAGCCGCCGAGTTCCCTGATCACCTTGATATGCGCGGCGCGCGGCGCCCCGGCTCCGTTGATGCGCAGTAGGTTGTTCCGACCGTTCTTTTCCGTCCACTCGTCATGGGTCACCACCGGGATGGACTCCATGCGCGACAGCTCGCCCGTGTGCTCGTCCTTCTGCCAGACTTCGTAGGAACCGATGACCATGCCAATGCACCGGTCGGAATTGAACACCTCCAAGATCTTGGCCACCGCGTTGGGCTTCAGGCGGTCATCGGAATCCAATTGCACGTAGTACTTGCCGCGCGCCACCTGCAGCCCCTTGTTCAGACAGTAGCCGATGTTATTGATGTCCTCCACCAGCAAGGTGACCTTGGGCTTCTTCGGGTCGTACTTCTGGCCACCCGGCAAGTACCGTTTCACCCCCTCGATGGTGGGGTCGTCCTTGCCGCCGTTGACGACGACGATGACCTCGACGTTTTGCACGGTCTGCGCCTGCACGCTTTCGATGGCGGTGCCGATGAACTCCTTGCGGTTAAAGACCGGAATCACCACGCTGGCAATGCAGTCGGAGAACTGTCGCTCTTCGGCGCGGGTGTAGGTCACCTTCTGGTAGTGGGCTCCTGGCGCCAGATAGGCACCAATGCGCTTCAGGTGTTCGGTGAGGGCCTGCTCCATCTCCAGTTGCACTTCCTTGTTGGCGAGGAGGTAGTCGAAGACGTTGTGTTTGGCGGCAGGAGCCTTAACCACGTAGGCGTGGCCGTTGCGCGCCGCAGCCACATGGACCAGGCGGTAGCGCGTTGCAATCTTCAGTCGCAAGTCATAGAGGTCAGCCGCCGCGTATTTCTCGTTGAGCCCACCCACTTTCTTGACCACTGCTCGAGGCAAAAGCCACACCGGCCCGTAGTCCTGATTGTCGCGCAGGCGCCCTTCGTGGTGGCCGAGCAGGTGGATTTCGCGCTCGGTGCCGTCGGCGGCAATCAGGCGATAGTCGGCGTACACCAGGCCGGTGTCCTTGTGCCTGCTCGCGGCCATGAGCAGGAGTTCCAGGGTGCTGGTGCGAAACGAGACGTGTGCGCGGACGTTGTCCACCAGCAGCACTGCGTCACCGCTGGCGCGTGCAAGCGCGGCATTGAGGCCTTGGGCTCGGTTCTTGAATGTCCCCGGTAGGTGGACGATACGCTCGTCCTCCACCAGCGGCGGCCGCGCCGCCTTCGCCCCCCGGTAGTCGACCAGAATCAGCTCCCAGTAGGGATAGTTCTGGCTGACGAGCGTCTGAATGCTTTCATTGAGCTCGGCATCGCTGTAGCTCAGCCCCTCCCGATACTGCATGATCACGCTTACCTTCTTCATCCGCGCACTCCTCTCCTTTGCGAACAGTGGTTGATGCTTTCGGCCAGTCCAGTCTTTCCCGTTCCGTTGCCATTCAACGCAGCAGTTTGCCTGCTTTCTTGTTGTTGGAAGTGGACAGAATCATCAGCGCTCTTGGTCCAGCCCCTGAGCCATAGATGAACTCCACGCTGATGTTCTCTTTGGCCAATCTACTGGCCATATCCGCCAAAGTTCCCGGCGTGTTGTCGAGCTCCACTGCCAGGACCTCGCTTTCGCCAAACACGTAGCCGGTGTTCTGCAGCGCAGTCTTTGCCTTGGCCACGTCGTCGACCACCAATCTGACCACTCCCCAGTCGCGCTCGTCGACCAACAGGGTGCCCAGCACGTTGACGCCCGCGCGTCCCAGTTGCGTGCACAGCTCCTGGAGGGTTCCCACTTTGTTTTGCACGAACACGGAAAGCTGTTTGACCATCTCTGCCATGGTTTCACCTCTTCGTTGGTTCATTTGTCTCCGCTGGGCGCTACCTGCCGGCAGTAGGTTGCCAGACGCGCCGGGCTACTCTTGGTCGCTGCAGGGCTCTGCTCACCGCAAAGTCCGCTGGCCGATCGCTCCATTGGCTGGCATAGAGGTGGCGGTCAAAGAAGTTCCACGTAGCCAAGCCATCCTCGCTCTCCGGCTCCAGCAGATAGGCAAGCAGAGGCGCCAGCGGTTGGGCGGTATCCACAAGCAAGTCGCCGGCCGCGAAGACCTTGTTCTCGCGCTCCCACGAGCCGGCCAATGTGACCAGATAGTGACCCTGGTAGGAGCGCTGCGTCGCCTCCACCTTTTCCACATGGAAGCTTTGCACCGCCAGCGTGCAGCTCTGCGCCAACCTTTCCACCACCACGCCGTGCTGCACCAGCTTTGCTGCCACCTCCTGCAACTGGCTCGGGAAAAGATAGGCAGCAGGGAGCGGCACCGCGCTGGTGGGGACGTATCGGCCAAGGTAGGGCACGCGATAGGTGCGCGGCCGTTCGGTAGGCCTGAGGCGCGTCCTGCCCCCCTCGTCGGTGACCATCGCGAACTCGTAGCTCAGCACCTCCATGGGCTCGGGCAGCGCCTGCACCTTTGAGCGCAGCGCCAAACACCAGGTAGAATCAGCCGCAGCACCGCGTCCGACGGTGGCGCGGTCCACGGCACGGACAATGGCACTCATCTGACGACCCCGCTGCGCCGTGTACCAGAGGATGCACTCCAAAAAGGCGCGGCAGGCACGCACACGCGTGGCAAAGTCCGCGTAGGCGTAGTTCTCGTCGAGAATGGCAAAGCGGTTGCGCAGGCCGATGTAGTTGGTGCTGTAGCGCGCCTCGCTGCCGAAGCTCGCCCAGCCTTTTTCTGGCGCCGCCATGTCCACAAAGTTGCCGTACGGCACGGAGTCGTAGCCATACGCCTGCTTGAGCCGCCCGGTCACCTGCGGCAACATCTCCTCGCGGAGATAGCGGACGATCTCAGGGTGCGTGTTTGGGTTGTGCGGCACCGCGTAGGTGACCGGATGCCGGTGTGGGGAGCCGTTGGTCGTGTGGCAGTCCACCATGAGCACCGGGTCCCAGCGCAGCAGGACGTTGGCCACCAGACCCTGATTTTCCGCAGTCTCCAGCTTGACGAAATCACGGTTCAGGTCGAGGTTCTGGCCGTTGTGGCGCACGCCTACGCCGCCCTCCGGCCCATGCTGGCCGCGCCGGTTGCTTGGGCTGATGCGCTCGTTACCGTCCGGATTGTAGATGGGGGCGATGAGCACCACCTGATTCTCAAAGAGTGCCGCCAAGTCACCAAGGAGCATGTCGCGCATCAGCATCAGCGTGGCCTCTTTGCCTTCCACCTCACCGGCGTGAAGATTGGCGATGATGAGAACCACTGGTAGGTCCTGCAGCCTCGCCTGGGCTGGCGACAAGGGCACAGGCCGACCTAACACTGCCAGCGGCACAGGTCGTCCTTCAGCGCTGACGGCCATCGTCTCCACGCGCAGGTCGCCGGAGAGCTGCTGCAACGTGTCGAGAAAGGCGGCCACCTCCTGGTAGCGCGATGTCTCGCGGAAGCCAGAGCGCTCCGCCCGTGTCAGGGGAAACGAGGCGGCCGGTGGGCTGGCAGAGGCAGCCGTATTCACCAGCACCAGGGCCAACACGGCCAAGCGGTCACTGGTCAATCATCTCCTCCCTTTTCGTGAATCTCTCCTTTCTGCTAGGCAAGCGAGCGTGCGGGTTCCGCCAGGGCACCGTTCTGCGCTATTGCTCGGGCGGCTGCAGACTGCTGGTCAAAAGGTTGGCCAGCAAAATGCCGATGAGCAGCACCACCACGCCGACAATGAGCACCAGGCCGAGGGCCATCCCTGCCAGATGCACTGCCTGCTCCCGGGGGTCCGCGCTTTGCCGGCGCGCTATCACCTGGTCGTAGAGCAGCTTCCCGGAGAACACGACGAAGAGAAAGATGCCCAGCGCCACCCGCGCAAAGTGGCCCATCCCTTGCACGCGACCACGGAGCGGCCAGAGCAGGTACAGGACGATGGCCCATTGCGCCACGCCAACGATGGCCCGCCACACACCTGAGCGCCTTGCCGCCTTCTCAGAGCCAGAAGGCGTCTTCGATGTGGTGGACTCGCACGCCATTCTGCTCCCACACAATAGCAATCACGTCAAAGCGGCAGTCGACGTCTTCGATTGCGTGTTCCTCCATGTACAGGGCCGCTGCCTTGCCCAGGTGCTCCTGCTTGCGGCTGTCCACCCACCCCTCTGGCGGCCCGAACGAACCCGAACGTCCTGCCTTGACCTCCACGAACACCAGCGTCGCGCCATCGCGGGCGACGATGTCAATCTCGCCGTGCGCGCAGCGGTAGTTGCGAGCGACAATGCCGTAGCCCTTGCGCTCGAGATAGGCTACAGCCACCTCCTCGCCCCTGCTGCCCGTCGCCTTCGTGGCGGCTTTGCGCCGGTGGGTCTCATTCATCGACCTGTAACCCCTTCACCTTGAATGAGCGGCGATGGATGGGACACAGCCCGTGCACCTTTATGGCCGCTAAGTGCTGGGCAGTGCCATACCCTTTGTGCTCGGCGAACCCGTACTCTGGCAAGATTCGGTCGTAGGCAATCATGATGCGGTCCCGCACCACTTTTGCCACAATGCTCGCCGCAGCTATGGAGAAGCAGGAGCGGTCACCACCCACCAGCGCCGTTTGCGGCAGCTCGATTTCTGGCACCTCGTTGCCGTCCACCAGCACGTGTTGGCAGACCACCGGAAGCCTGGACAGCGCCTTGCACATGGCCAAGTGGGTGGCGTTGCGGATGTTCAGGCGATCGATGTCCGCCGGCTGCACCACGCCTATGCCCAGACCACTGACGTTGCGGAAGATCTCCCGGTACAGGCGCTCCCGCCTGCCAGGCGAAAGCCGTTTCGAGTCGTCGATGCCGGCGATGAAAACATCGGGGGCAAACACCACGGCAGCCGCCACCACCGGGCCCGCTAACGGTCCTCGACCGGCTTCGTCAATTCCGGCCACTGCTGAGACACCCTGTGCCCAGAGACGGCGCTCGTGGGCCAAGAGCTGCCAGACCCGCGTCCGCTCTTCGTCCCCGACCACCCCTTTGGCCGAAGCACTCCTGGCGGCGTGGCGGATGTGCCTGCTGTTCATGGCGCCGCCGCTCGCTGGGCCACAACGATCACCACCGCCAAAAGCGAGGCGGCAACCGCGGTTCCCACGATCCACCGTCTGGTTGAGGCCTTGGAGCTGCTTTCGCGCAGGTCCACGTAGAGCGTGTCGCTTGCCGAAGGATCCACTTCAATCACCAACACCTCCTGGCCGTACCCCTCCTTGGTGATGCGCAACTGATACGAGCCGGCCAGCAGGTTCTCGAAAAGGACCGGCGTACGTCCCACGATCTGCCGTCCGGTCTCCGCCTGGATACCGAAAACGCCGGCCTCACGAGGATTGGTCACCACGTAGAGCCTGCCCACCATGCTTGTGCGCACTCTGTCGAACCGCTCCACCAGGTCAGGCGGAATCTTGGAGGGATCCAGGGTGCGCGCCGGATCAGTGCGCACGCAGGCCTCAAAGGCGACGTCCGCGGCCTCTGCAGGACCGCCGCCGCGCAAGATGGCAAATGCCAAGTAGAGATAGGCATCAAAACGCGCCTCTCTGGCCAGCTTTCCGCTGGCGATGGCCTCCTGCAACGCGTCGCTTGCCTCTGCAAAACGCGCTTCGTAGAAGAGGTCAATGCCCTTCTGCACTGCAAGGGGCCGTTCCTGCGCACCTACCGGCCCACAAAGTGCCACCAGGAGGACGCACGGCATCAGCTTCCGGATCCGCATGCCCTCCCCCTGGCTATCGTGCTGGGTAAAGCCTGAAGCTCACGCGCATCTCTTGACCTGGCTGCAGGCTGACGGTCGTGTCCTGGGGCACCGCGCGGAACCCGTCGCGCACCAGCCTGATGCGATGCTGCCCGGCCGGGGTCAAGGTGCGCATGGGCGTGGCGCTGGTGCCCCCACTCTTCCACTCCTGCCCATCGATGAGCACGTAGCCGTACCCGACCTCGGCAGCGTTCTCCACTACCACGGCTAACTCGGCAAACTCCACGAGGGCTTTGGGCAGATACTGCTGCGGGGCCTGGAGATCGAAGATCTGCTCTCCGCGCCACATGCGATTCCCCTCCCGGTCCAGGTACTCGACGACGTGGCGACCCACCGGCAGGCGGAGCGTAGCAGGCAGCTGACGCGCCTCGCCAGCGTCGTCAATGCGCACATAGTCGGCAAAGTCCACTTTGGCCAGCGTCACCTCCACGGTCGCGCCTGGCTGCGGCCGGAGTTCAACCCGCACTGACCTGCTTTCGCCTGCGCGCAGCGCGAAGGTAGTGTCCCATGCTGTGAACCCTGGCCTGGCGATGCGCACGGTGTGCGTCTCCTCCGGGGAGACCTGGAGCATCAAGGCACCACGCTCGTCGACCACGCCTCTGCCCGTGCCGTCCACGGACACTTCCGCCGCCACAGGCAACCCGCCCACATGCACTTCTACGCTCACCGCCGCAGGAAGTGGTCGCGCCGCCGCCGGGGCCATGGCCGGCGTCGTGGTGGAGCCAGACCAGGCGGGCGCAGGCTGCGGCTCGCTCCCTGGAGCCGCGCGCACCGACACCTCCTCTTGCTCCTCCCTTTTCCCAGCAGGCGTACCCTCTGCAGCTTGGCCTGACGTAACCGCGGCCGTCTCTTCCCTTTGCCCCACCTCAGTCACTGGCGGATGTGGCTTGGGGTGCTTCCTGTTCAGCAGCAAGAGTCCCCCAGCGCCAAGAAGGCCTACTAGGGCCAGGCCCACCAGAGCTGGCCGCCACAACCTTCCTCTTCCACCCGCTCTCGCCGGCGGCGACGGCGCCTCAGCTTCGGCCGGGTAGAACTGCACCTGGCCCTTGCGCTTTGTTGCCCGAGGCACTTTCCTCCCCGGAAGACGGAGCAGCTCAGCTTCCAGGGCGTCCATCAAGGCTGCACAGGAGGGGAAGCGTTGCTGGGGCTCGCTCGCCAGGCAACGCCCCACCAGAGCGTCCAGGCTCTCCGGGACTTTCCAGTTCAGCCTTTTGGCCGAAGGCGCCGGCGTTGCCGCCTGCTGGGTGGCGATCTCGGCTACCGAGGACCCGGTAAACGGCGCTTGCCCCGTCAGCAGCTCGTACAAGAGCACACCCAGCCCATGCACGTCGCTGAGGAAAGTGGCTTGCGGGCTCTCGGCCAGCTGCTCCGGTGACAGGTAGGGTGCATAGCGGCAGCGGATGTTTGGCGCCCCCCGCTCCTGAATGAGCGCAGCCAGGCGGGCCAAGGCAACTTCGTGCAGCAAGGGGTTGCCTTCTTGGTCCACGCAGATGCTGGCGGGCGTGAGCAGCCCCTGCACATGTCCTTCCTGGTGCAGCTGCTGGATGGCCAGGGCCACCTGCAACACTATGCGACAGGCCTCAGCCACCTCCAACCCCTTGCCTTTGCGCAGCCGCTGCCGCAGCGTCTCGCCAGCGCGGCAGTGGTACAGGGCAACCAGTGACTGCCCCTGCGCGAGTATGGCACTGGGACGGAGGATCTGCGGGTGGCCAAGTCTCTCACTCAGCTGCAGCGAAGCGATAACCTCGCTACGCAGCTCCTCCTGGTTGCGCACCAGCGGGCTGAAGAGTTTGAGGAGAACAGGCCGCCCGGCTCCGTCCTTTGCCGTGACCAACGTCCAGAGGGGCTCTTCCTCCACACGGTCCAGGATACGGTAGCCCGGCGGCGCCTCCGTGCGCCAATCCCCCGGCGTGCCTCTTGGTTGGCTGTGCTTGGAACTCATCGATCGCAAGTCTCTGCTTTTCCAGCTCGGCCTCGGCCTTGCAGCAAATTTATCAGAATCTATGCCAATATCAACAGTTTTTTCTGCACGACCGCAAGAAGCGACCTGCCCGGCCGCGCCGCGCTGACAAAAAACCGCTTGATTTTGTATTGGTTTTCATCGTACATTAACACGCCGCAAAATCGCCGTCCTGGGCGTGGGTCTGGACTCTGTGCGCCGCAACTGCCATAGGACTCTGAGTAGGAAACACTGCATGTACCTTTCGCAGGTAGACATCTTAGGCTTCAAGTCGTTTGCCAAGAAGGCAACGCTGGTCTTCAACCCGGGCATCACCGCTATCGTCGGACCCAACGGCGCGGGCAAGAGCAACATTGTCGACGCCATCCGTTGGGTGCTCGGTGAGCAGAAGGCCGGCGTGCTGCGCAGCGACAAGATGGAGAACGTTATCTTCGCTGGCAGCAAGGCGGCAAAGCCCCTGGGCATGGCCGAGGTGTCGCTCACCATCCAGAACACGCGCAACGTCCTGCCCATCGAATACAGCGAAGTCGTGGTCACCCGGCGACTCTTCCGCTCCGGCGAAAGCCAATACCTGCTCAACGGCACGGTCTGCCGCTTGAAGGACATCAATGACCTGTTCATGGACACCGGCATGGGGCCAGACGCCTATTCGGTCATCGAGCTGAGCATGGTGGAATCTCTGCTCAACGGCAAGGCGGAGGAGCGGCGCCGGGTCTTTGACGAGGCGGCCGGCATCACCAAGTACAAGCAGCGGCGCAAGGCCACCTATCGCAAGTTGGAGGCCACGGAGAAGGACCTGCAGCGCCTCGAGGACATCATCTCCGAGGTGGAAAAGACGGTCCGCTCTCTACAGCGGCAGGTGCACCGCGCGCAACGCTACGAGCGCATTGCCGAAAATCTGCGCGAATTAGAGATCAAGCTCGCCACCAAGCGCTTCACCGACTATGGCCGGCAGCTGACCCCCCTGCTGGAGGAACTGACCGCCCGGCGGCAAGAACGCGAGGCCGTTTCGGCCCAACTTGGCCGACTCGAAGCGGCCTTGGAGGAGGCCAAGACCCAGCTCATTGCCCAGGAGCAAGAGCTACGCCAGGTGCAGCAGCACTTCAACCAGGCGGTCAGCACGCTGCGCGCCCATGAGGAAGAAGTGCTGGTCGGCCGGGAGCAGATGCATTCGCTGGAGAGCCGCGCTGAGCTCTTGCAAAGAGACGCTGCCGAGCTGCAAAGGCGCCTGGAGAAGCTGCAGACCCACTTGGCAGAGCAGCAACAGCATCGCAGCAGGGTTGAACAGCTTGTGGCCGAAGCTCAGCAGGCCTATGAACAGGCTCGCGCCCGCCACCAGGAGCAGATGGCGCAGGTGGCCACGCTCCGTCAGGAGTACCAGACAGCAGAATTAAAGGTGCGCGACCACGAGCGGCAACTGGCCGAGTTGCGCACCCGCGCGGAACGAGCGACGGCCCAAAAATCGGCTTTCCAGGAGCGCGCCGCTGCCTTGGCTCAGGAAAGGGCGCGCAACGAGCAGGCCCTGGCCGAGATAGGGGCAGAGCTCGCAACGCAGAGCCACGAGTTAGCGCGCCTCGAGGGGGCTGCGCAACAGACGCGCACTGCCTTGCAAGCCCTCCAGGAGCAGCTCGCCTCGCTTCGTCAGGCGAACGAGCAGCTGCGCATGCAGCAATTGGACACCCAGGGGGAAATGGAGCGGGCGCGCCATCGCGCTGAAATCCTTCGCCGCCTGTTGCAGAGCTATGAGGACCAACCGGAGAGCGTGCGCCTGCTCGTCAGCCAGCCGAGCGAGTCGTTCCGTACCCTCGGCACCTTGGCGGATATGTTGGCAGTGGACGAGCAGTACCGCCCGGCCATCGAGGCGGTCCT from candidate division KSB1 bacterium includes:
- a CDS encoding DJ-1/PfpI/YhbO family deglycase/protease, with protein sequence MPLKGKRVAILVAPRFHDEQTTSPRDFLARKGAKVEYLGTYKSRLAGKNGRHTVEVTRTFEEADPSAYDGIVIPGGEAPQILRLSPEVLSFVRQFWSQGGIVGAICHGPQVLISAQLLAGKKLTCYPGIRDDVVLAGGLYEDSPVLIDGQLITSRRSEDLPEFNRALAEALAARRPTAEATPSEALQALALAVAREQGAQEFYQAAGERFTQPAIRNKFLYLAAVEQEHFQQLSELYRTLTGGPPPDPGKKRVEVTKRTLTKDMTVEQAISVAMDAERAAYDFYLAAAGRARSAKARDMFRFLAEQEQEHYRLLSVDLAAHRGGTGHFQWATFWDIPPGMEDLW
- a CDS encoding DUF1460 domain-containing protein, which produces MWTMKWREAVLLLLAVLLVGCARPLVRPYYPRLSTEALDCEIRRVASSGWSNQQKMVYYSERFMGAPYELYCEGDGPYARYDTRPLLNLKKLNCMTYCEIVLALTLADYYEDFFNILQHIRYRQGIMGMASRNHYTMADWLPANSWCLEDVTQRVGGSDAVPLTRTISHQRFFAGKGFVDLPVVIPEREVTISYIPLARLAAHKDSLRSGDIVALIQDRPGIFSAHMLLVIRNERGLFFRHASMSAGKVVDTPFVDYLASLMRNPRYLGMSFMRVREEVRWHDGPYTHGRFMLNTQ
- a CDS encoding polysaccharide deacetylase family protein, whose product is MKQFPALTAMRAPMSTTHGGCLALWAVLVASMCMAGLGCRDGGRSASLIQHDPRWRHDHAGIVRGDTSARALALIFTGGDYGQGCEHILSTLESHGIKASFFLTGAFLSHPEHRACVRRMVAQGHYVGPHSHAHLLYSPWEDRSKTLVGRRLFRQDLKKNMRELRALGALRHDKVVFFIPPYEWYNQDHVRWANEMGVVLCNFTPGSGSQRDWIPEGEKGFVPGTAIVQEILVHEQQDRNGLNGFLLLLHLGAQRQDKVFLQLGPLVEELLRRGYRFVRIDELLALP
- a CDS encoding glycosyltransferase gives rise to the protein MKKVSVIMQYREGLSYSDAELNESIQTLVSQNYPYWELILVDYRGAKAARPPLVEDERIVHLPGTFKNRAQGLNAALARASGDAVLLVDNVRAHVSFRTSTLELLLMAASRHKDTGLVYADYRLIAADGTEREIHLLGHHEGRLRDNQDYGPVWLLPRAVVKKVGGLNEKYAAADLYDLRLKIATRYRLVHVAAARNGHAYVVKAPAAKHNVFDYLLANKEVQLEMEQALTEHLKRIGAYLAPGAHYQKVTYTRAEERQFSDCIASVVIPVFNRKEFIGTAIESVQAQTVQNVEVIVVVNGGKDDPTIEGVKRYLPGGQKYDPKKPKVTLLVEDINNIGYCLNKGLQVARGKYYVQLDSDDRLKPNAVAKILEVFNSDRCIGMVIGSYEVWQKDEHTGELSRMESIPVVTHDEWTEKNGRNNLLRINGAGAPRAAHIKVIRELGGFGTNDSPYARNYGEDYDLVLRLSERYRIGRVWEPIYEVVRHAGGTDHAIDQATIDRNDEAKDFMRLEAVRRRKAVNRKAKAA
- a CDS encoding amino acid-binding protein, whose amino-acid sequence is MNQRRGETMAEMVKQLSVFVQNKVGTLQELCTQLGRAGVNVLGTLLVDERDWGVVRLVVDDVAKAKTALQNTGYVFGESEVLAVELDNTPGTLADMASRLAKENISVEFIYGSGAGPRALMILSTSNNKKAGKLLR